Genomic window (Arachis hypogaea cultivar Tifrunner chromosome 13, arahy.Tifrunner.gnm2.J5K5, whole genome shotgun sequence):
AATTACAccactttttattctatttttagatTAATTTCTGACGTTCTCCGTCAACGTCTAGCAAGACAAAATATACTTCTATCTCAAATGTTCACTCCTCTCGAGGCATCAATCAAACAGAATATATATATTACCAGCTAGTactaattttcttttcttaatagcAAACGCGCAATTTTTTCGGTGCAAATTTGCATGTAGCCATCATAAGACAAAAAATACTTTACCTTACATAGTGAGTTTATTTTATCATTATTCACTTGTAAACGCTCGAAACTTACGATTTGTtaatcaaaaatactatttacatGTTAAAATCAGCTTCGttataatttaactaatttttaatatatattttaaattttaatgtatatttttttatatagataaTTTTAATGTACATCTAATATGATCATATTTTAATGTCATCAACTTCAACTGCATgaccataaataaaaaaataagaaaaaaaaaaccttgaaTTAGTGtggaacaataaaaaaaatcttctcaggattaaattctttcaaaatgaaaaaaattgacaaaataaaaactaaagatcTAATACATCATTAAATCAAATTCGAAATAGTAAAATTCAGATGTAAACTAAAAAATCAATGATATTAAACTCTCCAGGTAGCTGGTAGAGCATCATTTTCCCAACATCTTTTATATGCAGAGGGAGCGAATCTTCTCATTTAATTTTCCCAATCTATATAAAATGTCATATCATATTTCTTGTCTAGATTCCACCTTTTACTACAGTAGTAAGAATTTTCACACATATGAAAGCCGTGTGAATTTAAATAAGAACATCTATTTAACTACATAAACCGTAAAAGCCAGAAAATGTAGAAAATTGCATGTTATGGTTGATAATATAAAACCATTCCAATAATTGAAGCTGAACCACCGAAAATCCGAGTCATGAAGACTATTATACAAGTGTTCTGTATAAATCATATCACTAATAAGTGCTACAGTATATAGACAAAGTACTAACGTCATTTGTTTCTTCCACCGTTTTACATCCTAACGTATTCCAAAATGCTCTATTCAAGATATTTGGTCGCTTTCAAAATCTACTTTTACATCACCAGAGGTTAGAAATTGCTACTCCATAATGTTAATCAGACAATATCCACATTTCCCCCTTCATCAAGACCATCCACGTCCACATTCTCGTCGTCCCCCTCGTACTGCACGAGATTGAAATGGTCTTTAAGTCTTTAACAACAAATGTCTGATTTTCAATGCAATTAAGTGATTAACAATATACTTATGGTCATAGAAGAGTGTAAATTGCACTATACACCCTAAACTTTTGTGATGCAGAATTTGGAAAGTTTGAATACATGAAAATTGGATAACGCATAAACTTCATAATTTGAGTTTATAAGGCATAATAAAAGGCTGCCCgaaatttcatgcattaaagCCCTGTTTTCATTTGCATTTTGCAATGATGGCAGAAATGATTTTTATATATTGAATGTTAAAACATGTTTGACTGATACGTACGCAGGTCACAAAACCTTTACAGTAATCCTGTAATCATTTGCTTGATAAAAGGGGTTTTGTTTGCAAGTGTTAAGTTTATTGGGGACAATTGAACTTTTCTAAACTCGGGTATAATTTATATAAGTTCATAGTTGATGTGCATAGACAGCAATTACATTAGCATAATGAAACCACATTTTGTCAAAACAAAAATGCAGTATCTATAGAACAAAAGatcaaaagtaattaaattagtctgataagatttaaaaagaaaTATCTGAGGAATAACTAACCTGCGAATAATTGGTATGGGGAATCAATGCTGGGGGAAGCATTAGGGGTACGCCCTTCACCTCTAATGCCACTTCATTGTCATTTTCTGTATGTGCAATTTCGTTGAGGTCAATTCTGTCATCAAATACAATCTCAACTTCCTCGTCAAACACATGAGCTGCCATGCTTGTTGACGGCACTTCATTCCTAAATTCCTTCAACTTCACATTGATAGAGAAGAATAGACAAAGGTCAGCTTGAATGACAAAAGTCCACTTTGCAAAATATTAATTACACCATGCAGGGTATAGACAATAGAGCAGCttaatatatgaattaatttgaaaaatGGTAACACGAGGTTCACAGACAACCCAGGAAGAATTATAACACCTCAAAAGCATAGAGTGCCCACATAGATAGTGGCATAGCTACCAATAACTAATTGAATTTGTACCTTTTCTGAAGAAAGGTTGTCAGAAGAATTCAGCTTTCCTCTCTTCTGCTTGCTTTCAATATCTAAAGGCCTAGCATCTTCAGTTCCATCGTTTGGAGTTTCAAGGCCTACATTATCCTTGTCATTCAATTGAGCAGGCAAATTCCAACGAGATCGCTTCctgtttcttcttgtttcaaccgAATTCCCAACTTTTGATCTATCTGTATGCACGTAACAAGAATTCAGCTCAGTATACAAAATAGAGAGGCAATTGCAATAACCGTGAGTAATTACCAGAACAAAAGCGACAAAGAAGTCACAGCTCACAACAATTGTTACCATTTTTTTCACTGTAAACAGAACTGTTTCTACACTGTATTTTCCAAAACTACTACCTTGTTTTAACTCTTCCAATACATCCTGCTCAGCATGCACATGCAGCTTTTTTCCATGGGGAGATGCATCATTCTGTTCGGCATTATGTTTGGGGATTGGAGGATGACTATTATTCTCACCATTGCTTACAATATCAATGCTTAgatcttcttcctcagcaccaattcTAGCAATATCCGAGACAAGTTGATCACCAAGCCTTTGAAGTCGGACTTGTGATCTACATTAAACAACCATGTTGAACACAAAAATCGTCCcccaattaaaatagaaaaacataaataaataatcaattcaaGAAAAAAAGCATAGAGAGACATCAAACTATGAAAACAAACAGCAACGATATTATGTAACTTACCTCTTCAGTTCTTCTTGTAGCTGCGAATTATGATTGTACACTCTGATAAACTTCCTTATTCCAGAATTGATTCTGAATTTTCCattgaacaaaagaaaaatgccagGAAAAGGAACATTGTTGGCAATAAATGATTAATGCAAAGGGGTTATTAATTAAAAACACGTACATCTAGGAAAGATGCAGTACCTTTTACACTCCTCATTCTCTTTAACTAACTGAGCTTCAAGTTCCTGAATTCTAGAATTAAGGCTATCCACTTCTTGAGCACTCTCATCCAGGTAAACCTTTTTATATTCATACATTGAAAGTCAAAAAGGTATTGAATCGAATTTTCTCCCAACTCCAATAGGACCATTAGTAATTTAGTATCCATCAACTGAAAAGACGATGGattttcttttcctatttttatattAAGGAAATGAATTTGAAGGTGAATTCCATAAATATTCTCATGAAACAAACACCTCAGCGTCAGAAGCAGAGACACCTTGCCATAGCAGAATTCTAAAATGCACAAGCCCACATCATAAGAGCTAAGACCTAGCCACTGCCCCCACAAGACTATAAGCATCATTAGCCCCAACCAATCTAGGAAGAAACTTCAATAAAACCACTTCTGAGAAATAATTTCAAATAGCACAAACTTACAAAACAATTAGAAATATGCATGATAGTTGAGATAGCCAACCTACCAAGTGTTTAGATAACAAAGACAAAACATATAGAGAAGCCtgagaattaaaagtaaaatgCAACTAAGAGATATGAATCTAACCGATAGTTGGAATTTTCGGTCCTCAAAAGTCCTGATATCCAACTGTACTTTCTTTAACTGCACACAGTTCCAAGAATTAATAACGTAAACAAGTTTTCACAGAACACGTAAGATGATTTTGAGAATGAATTtctgaaagaaaaattaaaaacctgCTCCTCAAGTGTATTTCTAGAACAAGAAGAAACGAATTTTCCTTCTTTAACCGGTTCTTGAATTCTATCTGAGACTTTCAAGCTTGCAGAAATATCACTTTGGCCAGTAATGCCCTGTTTTCTCCAATGTCTTCTGTCACTGCGATGGCAATAACTGATATTTAGACAAATAGATTGATCAGAATCCGAAATAAAATGAAATGATGAATGAACGAATTGAAGATTGGCCCTGAGAGAGGCATATTCCAGTCATTAAGTTTAATATTTGAAGTTCCCTCATGTATCATATGCTGAACATGGTTAAGCCTGTAACTCTAATTATTAAACAACACTTTCCGAGCAACTAGAGAACATGGAAAGTTCACATTGCCAATTTAAGTCTACTTAGCATGCATGCTGCTTCTAAATTTTTTCATCTCTTATGAATCACGATGATGCATTGATTATCGCCCAATAGTTTGGCAGTCTCCACTCCCTTCAATGGTTGCCTCTCCCAAATCAATGTCAAATTgcaaatcttttcttttcaaagagaATAATAATTTCCTGTTTCTCTCAAATATggcatattttaatttaatacacATTCACATTTCAACAACGACCAAATAGTAGACAACAATGCTGAGTTGCTAAAAGCTCGAAGGCAGTAAGTCATACTATCAATAGTGATTCATGTTAAATTACCTTTTTTTCTCCATGGATCTTGACGGACTGTGTTCTACAATTTTCAATTCAAGGAAGATTAGGAAACAGGAAAAGGAGAAAATCATTAAGTAAACAACACGTGCATTTGCATGTATAAGAACAAATGCACTCGTATAAATGATGTGCCTCAAACTACACACATGAAAAGATTGAAGCAAATGCACCTATAAAAAAGTTGTCTCAAACCATAGGtattaagaaacaaaataaacataccCACAAACAAAAACTGTGCCTCGAATCATAGATATTAGTTGCGCTGCAATAGTGCGTGATAACAGCAGAGCAGAGGGTAACTGCTATTTCAATGACAGAATATCGTTTTTGCAGTTGCAGCTGTAAAGGCGTAGTAGTGGACTTTATTTGGTTTGTTGTTGGAGATCCTATTTTGCCCCATATTTCTTACCATTATTGACATAATGAGAGAGCATTTAAATAATTTCCAtttcctcttttctttttaattgttttaaaggAATACCttaggggtttttttttttttttgtgaactgGATCCTTTCTCCTCACTCTCATTTGGCTCTCTCTTCTGGCGGCACTACATCAAGCAGTGCTCACATCTGACAAACAAGAACAACACCAAACCACCATCAGgttcttccttttttcttctaTTTCCCTCTTTGATTCTCTTGCCCTCTCTGTctgttttattttaatattttccaTCTCCATCTCTCAATGTCCTAtactttttcttccttttagcCTCTACTCTCTAGGTTATTGTGGCTGCTGCTCCCGTCGATTTCTGGTTTATGTTTTAACCATTGAGGGTTTTTTAGTTATAGACTATGGAAGGGTTTATGATACTTCATTATTGATAATGAATGAGTTTTATTGCCCATGActtttttttaaacatttataTATGTCATAAGGACGGCATGAAACTACCTGTAGTTTTTCAAATAACAGGCATCTGAAATTGACAGCCATGCCTCAAACAATACCTTGCTTAAGATCTAGTTTCGAGATTTTAGAAAGATCATTCTTGCAATGtaagaaaaaggtaaaatttaTAAATGGAAATAAAAACCATTTATTGAGTGTTACTAAAGCTGCAGTGCTAACACCAGAACAGAACTACATTAAGAATTAGTAAAGAAAACAATGAAAGTAAACAGAGATATGAAGATGCATCTGACCATGAATGGCCTGGTGTCCTCTACCATCTCGAGTTGGCGAGTGCCTTCGAGGTGATAAATACCTTCTGTCTAGTGTATCCCTCAAGTCATTGGCTAAGTCTTTCCTACCTGCAATAAGACAAGAAATTCCATTGCTACAGACCAAAATCAAAAGCAATGGatgcaaacaaaataaaaatacaaaaaacaatAACAAGACCACACTTACCATTAACTGGAATAATAAGAGAAACTGAGAAACATAATAATGAATAGTAATAGAGCCTCCCTGATGAGAGCAAAAAGGGAACAGAAACTAGCAGCCCTCATACTATGACAGATATGGTAAAACCCATGTATGTAGTTTTAGCTTTGGAGTGTAATCAAGGTAACAATGGGTTAAGGACAGTTCAGATCCTCATCTTGATAAGCAGTAACATATGAATTTAATGATTTCAATCTCAAATGCAGAGATATATCCAAGATGCTTAGTAAACCAAAAAAACAATCCACATGCTATCAGACTTGATTTCTCCGGACATCATTTCTGTTAATGGTTCCACTTTGCCATTGCCCAAGTAGCCACAGTAAATACAGAAATATCAGTCAAAATGAACAACATAAGCTCCATGCATTCTGGCAGTAGAATTTGGGCATAAAATAATTGGGAAATTTGCTGAACTTGCTTCTGATCAAGATATAATGCAAGCAGACATATCCACATGAGCATAATCATGATCCTTCACGAAACACAGTAGTTCCACATATTCATGTAATGAAGCATAAAAATGGTTGACAAGAAAATGCTATGCCAAGACTAGTTTCAACCAGAAGCATCCATCCTGAAGAACCACTCATCTAAAATGAAATGCCCATACTGCTGGAAATGCAACAGTTTCAACAAGGTAATGTGATGATGTCCTATCCTTGACAAACTAATTTGACATTATTCTCATATGCTACTTGTTATTGCATATCTAAGCTTCTGGCTATGCTGACACAGAATCAAAGTACATCAGGTCCAGTATGTCAGATATGTATTGAGATCCTCACTCCTTTAAGAAATATGGAATCCAGCTAAACAAATTGAAGAATAGTGTATCAAAAAACAAGGCAGCGAATAGGGCTATGATTAAATATTTGACTGGAAATACTGTGAGAGCAACAGTGGGACCAATAGCCACATTAGAGTGAAAAGAAGCCGTATGGAAAAAGATTGATCGAAGATATACCGCCTCCGCAAAGTGCATGACTATAGACATTTGGGTAAGTTGGTATTACCACTTTCATGTGAAGGTGCAAATTAACTAGTTGAAAACGCACTacgtatttgaaaataaaaaagagaaagaagttgGAACGATAACAAATTAAGAAAAGCAGTGGTTGTGATGATACACAAGCAACTATAGGCTGCGCCAATATACAATCAAGAATAGAGTAACCAAGAAGAATGATGGATTTGACCATTTCAAAAAATaacattctcaattttttttatggcATAGGCAAGATAAATGGCAACAAAACAACATTTAATGATTAACCAATGCGATCATGGTCCTCTTACCCATTGTTTCTTTATTGAATTTCAATAAGAATCAGTCCAGCACACAGATACTCAAACTGCTCAGGTTCACTTTATTTTTATGTGcataaattcaaataatatgcccatatctaaaatattttaaactacCTAACAGCTAACTGCATTGAGCATAAAAACCCTCGTGCTGCATCTCCTTTCTGTTCATGCATGACTTTCCTAGTCTGATAAATTTCTACTCAAATAAAAAACAAGCACAGAGTCACAGTATAAAGAAGCTTCATCCTTCGTCCAAGGAGCTACACCATACATTATTTGACAAATACTGAGAAACAAAACGAACTGAAATCAATCAACTACACATTTTCTTCTTCAAGAAACTTACACCAAAACATTATTCTCGACAAACAAAAGGAACCTAACCTAACCCAGTCAGTTATTAACATGTGAAAGGCAATTTCACCCGAATAAATTCAAGTAATACTATCAGAGTGTcccacacaaaaataaaaataaacaagcaattcaaagatgaaaagttttaCCATTATAAGTGGCAGAGAACCTTCGCAACTCAGCATTGCCATGCGCAAAGTTGCAATTATGACGCGTGCAGCGTCCTCTCTGATAAGGAACACATAACCTTGTCTTGAATTGCTTTCGTTCAACCATCTTCCTCTTCAGCTCTAATCAGACTCCACGAAAAAAGaagccaaaaagaaaaagagttgtgTTGTGCCAAAAGAAGCGATGACAACAATCAATATCAGTGTTTTAGTTCCCGCGCGAACAAGTAACCCTAAATTCCAAATTTCCCAAACACAATGCCTCTTGCTGTGAAAATGCCACAAAACGAATAATATCAACGAGAAAAACAAGAACCCGTTAAAAGAAATTGAAGCAAACAACAAAAACTGTATTAAGAAAAAGGGAACGGTGTTTTCTTGTTGAGCAGAAATCGATGAGGAGAATGAAAAGACAAACTCGGCAAGAAAGTGGTACCTTGGTTGAAATTTGAAACTGAAAGAAGAATGTGAAGTCACAACAGAGAAGGAGTGACACTGAAAGTGTAGAATGGTTTtcgtttttgtttttttactttttttttttctttagaagACTTGACTTTTGGTGTTGGTTGGGTTGTTTAGTTCCCGCGTGACCCGACCCGAATCGTATTCTGTGccacttttttgttttttggtcaGTGCTACTTTGTAGTTTGTAAAAGCTTTTCGATGTTAGGGCTTTGTGgacgtttattttttaaaatattcgtTAAATTTTGGTATAACATTCAGATATTGAATTTTACggtgtttttaaaattttggagACAGAATAATATATTCTTAGCTTTCTGTcccagaatttaaaaaataaaaaatttccatAAAATCGAAGCATATTATTCTAttcccaaaattttaaaaaatattataaaattcaataattgagtgttacatcaaaaattttttaataactaaaaaaaattaaccttTTTTGGCCAATATTTCCCaaaatataaattagttattgACGTTCGCAAATGggccaaattatttttttttaaagattagctaaagacacatgataaaattagtaataataaatatttaaattttttaataaatgaaatttttatcttttatatatttttttaaatgataattttaatattcatcctaataaatatattttagccaATTACGTTTTTTTCGCATAAGCATTGGTGTTCAATCTTAGGTTTGGTTCaagtttgaaagaaaaataaattgcttATAACTATAAACTTAACTTTGATTTTATTTAGATTGGTGTTGTTAGGAATATTATATGCAGTGATACAATTTAACTTTTAATGTCATTACATTAGATCAACTATtggtattttaataaaattacataagCATAAATCTAATTATGTTATAGGAATATTTAAAagggattaattaaaaaaaaattcaaccataCTACAAAAAGACCAAAAtcaatcattaaataatttatttattctgCTATCATaagtttgattattttaataattaattattttattcttaaaaggtgtaaaataacatatataaatatacacaaatatatgatattagatttttgtgttcatgaattatttataaataaaattaaaggtaTTTGCATATAACTTCAAAAAGAATataattttgtttataaaaaactTTTATTATAAGCAaacaacatatttaaaaaaaattgaaaaaatattttagtgaattgtctattaaaaaaatatttattatattttttatccaaACACAATtgctttttataataaaaaaattttaaaaacaaatttagaaaaagaaattgaTCCTTGAAAAACTACCCCTAGATcaatttgattttcgaaaaatcagaAATTTCAAATTAACCCGTAAAACAAAACATGCAACCATAAAATCATATTTGTCCCTTAAAAGACCAAATTGTTTGGTATCAAACAATTAATATATCCGCTAACCTATCAATACGACAATGCCATATCAAGATTGGTGAACATCATCAGGAAAATTCCATGGCAACAAGTATTTTTGTTCTTCAATAACCAAACAGCTTGTTTCATAGAACTTTTCTCCTTGAAAAGACTAACCACAGTTTATCCTCAAACCAAACATTACCTAAAAGAGAAAAGATATCTACATATCCAACCAACTTCATATTAGAAGTAACTAAATGTTAAATatactcactctctctctctctctttatcaaATTATGTCTAGATACATAAGTTGGACCATCTCAATTCTCAAAAAAGTATTGTCATGCCTACAACATGAAAGAGAAGCAAATACAATAAGAACAAAAGTTCGGTAACAACAACAAAATGTTAGAGGATGGTCATTAACAATTGTCCCTGGTGGCATATCATTTAACTATGATCAGATACAAAAATCTTTAAGAAAACTTGCCCCTTGACAGTTAAAAGACCTAAGAGCATGGGCTGTGATCCATTTCAATGCACAATTTCAAACCAAatttgcaaaaaagaaaaaagtataaagaaagaaattTCTTCCTTATATCATTATACAGGGATACACAAACAAACTAATCTTGAAAATCTAACCTAGTTCTCAAATATCTAACAAACAGGAAAAATGTATGGCAACCGAGATGCAAACACAAACAAActaatctgtttttttttttttaatgaattatatctCATTTTTAGTTGTTTGAATTTCATATGGATCCAAAGAAATGTTCCAAGGACGGAGCACAGAACACATTAGCAGCAGCTCGTTCTGGTCTAAAGGGTGCAACATGAAGTTGATACTTGATGAATCTCTGCAAACATCACAAGGTGTTAATCATTAGATGATATGAATTAGGATGGTATTTTAGGCCCAGAAACAAATAATATGCTGGCATAACAGCTATCTTGCAAGAGCACGAACTCAATTATTGCTGAATATAGTTGAGATTAAACAGTAACATACTGCTAGCTGAGAAATGATTTCAGGATTTGAGTCAACATGCCAATCTGGTTCCAATTGTCGAACAAACGATGACCGTCCATTCTCTGTGCTACAGAAGAGGACCTGATTACAGGTACCAGAGATAAAAAAAATGGTTATTGAGAAGCATCcagattattttaatttataacttgcaaaaaaaaaaaaaaaaacaacaacaacaacaataatttaaaaaaaaaaaaaaaacagagacaaATTTCAATCACACCACTTATTATCAGAATTCAGAACTACTACAAGGATCAAACAACCATATAATAATTTACCATAGATCATGTATGAATTTAAACCTTTAAACTTTAATCTACTCTCCTCAGGTATTACGAGATCTCTACCAATAACTACAACAGTACCTTTCATTTAAACTTTACAATGCAACATTTATATACCTTGTCTTTGACTAAACCACCTGAAGTAAATATCCCAGCATCTTCTAATGCAGCAAGAACTCTCTTCTGCAGAAATAATTACACCAAAGAAGAGAAGTATATTAAGTTTTGATGATCTGAAACATAACAGCTGAGCAATAGTATAAACTGCATCTAATGTGAACAGTTGATAATCAATTTCATTAAGCTCATCGGAATCAGAGAAGAAACATGGACACCAAATATAGACTGATAAATGACATACCTCACTTTCATCGTCCAAGACTCTTTCCATGagatataaatcacaaaattttgtTATTTCCAACAATACTTCCAGCACAGAGGACTTCACAGTTGCTTGTTTCTGTCAAGAACAGAATGAACCACACTGATATCTTGGTTCACATTAATGACTTAGACAAAAGTATAAAAAAGGAACAATCTCACCACCTGAAGCTCCTCTGGACTAGTTTCCTCTAGGATCACTCCAAGAAGACGACAAGTAACCTGCATAGAACCCAAAATAGAGAATAACATTCAGCATTACAAAACATGGAAAAATGACTATAGCAATGTCTAAAGTGTAACAAATCCAGTAATTCTAAATTTGCATCATTTCATCATGTACCTATGTTGCTCAAAGTCAATTGGGAAACAAGTCTTATTTTGTGTTTACaaccgaaaaaaaataaataaatacataaaaatgacaGAGAGACTAATAGCATCTATCAACATACATCATTAGTAATTAAAAGCATTGATAATGCAAAAACACTCCTCCCAACAGATTACTATGATCAATAATTCTATTTTGTGTTTCTTCCCAGAAAAAGTATGTTCAGGAAATTTCTAACCTTTCAAGTTATTTTGTCACATAACTTAGGGATCACAAAAAGCAATTTTagtgaaaaattatatataaacctAAAATCAGGGTACATTTAATTACCTTTCTTCCTTCACTCAACCTCTGCCTCACAATCTGGCCCAACGATGGCTGGAAAAAATGGCAGAAAAAGTAAGCTAAGAATAGTGAACCAACTATACATGAAGCAACCAAACTAAAACAAGGCAAAGACATTTACTTTGACTGGCTGAAAGAACTCATCAACAACATTTTGTGCCCTTGAATCCTCTGATGTTGAACAAACCCCAGAAGGAACCACCACAGCATTTGAATGTGCACTGACTCCAGGTGTGCTGGAAGAAGCAACTTGTCGTTTTTGTTGCCTGCGTTGAGACACAGAAGGTGATCTCAACAGCCTCCAGGTGAAAAAAATTGCAACAGCAAGGCCCGCAACAGCACCAATAGAGTGTGTATCCTAACACCAAGTTGAGCAAAATGAGAACCCAATAGGTTTGCACAAAGATAGTAATTTTCCTCTATATTACACTACCAGTCAAGGCAACAATGAGAGGTTCACTAAACCAGTAGGAGGTGATAAGTTCTACATACACTGCTATTCCATAGCGCATATTACAACGCCAACCGAGTAAGTTGCATCAATGTAAGAAACATAATCCAACAAAGAAATACACACTCATTGTACACATAAAGGATCAGACTCAAGTCCTACATTGTTATTGTTCGCTAAAGTCATAGCCATGAATTGAAAAACCAGTTAGTTCAACTACAATTACTCAAAAAAAAGGTAGCCCAAGCAAATAAGCAATTCAAATTCAGCACTAATCAATGTCAAACAAGCtacaaaaatttcatatttttcatacaGACAAGAAACACATGAATAAAAACTGTAACCCTAAGACTGTATTTAAGTGCCCATAATGACATTCCTGTTTCGCTATCCTAGTCCCTCCAAAACTTTCAACTGAAATAaccgaatttaaaaaaaaatcaccaattaaaaaaaaactaaacagaGAAACTTAAAAACTCTCTATTTGAGCTAAGAATTGTACCATCCCCAATCATTAAAGAAGAAAAGCTCGAAATTCACACAGAAGGTTTTTTTTGGGGGTGGGACACTACAAAGAAAAAGATGGAATCTTGTGgaatcagagagagagagagtacaaGGTTGTTGAGGGAAGAGGAGAAGAGGTCGGAAATCTTGAGAGTGAGGCGCTTGATGAGCTCTAATAACTCCTCCTTCGAGCTCTCCGCCATGGCAGAAAcaacaactc
Coding sequences:
- the LOC112737553 gene encoding peroxisome biogenesis protein 22, translating into MAESSKEELLELIKRLTLKISDLFSSSLNNLDTHSIGAVAGLAVAIFFTWRLLRSPSVSQRRQQKRQVASSSTPGVSAHSNAVVVPSGVCSTSEDSRAQNVVDEFFQPVKPSLGQIVRQRLSEGRKVTCRLLGVILEETSPEELQKQATVKSSVLEVLLEITKFCDLYLMERVLDDESEKRVLAALEDAGIFTSGGLVKDKVLFCSTENGRSSFVRQLEPDWHVDSNPEIISQLARFIKYQLHVAPFRPERAAANVFCAPSLEHFFGSI